The following are encoded in a window of Mycolicibacterium tusciae JS617 genomic DNA:
- a CDS encoding ParB/RepB/Spo0J family partition protein, with protein sequence MSENTTTVTDNDTNAQVAAAGTLEHLDPHTLELETNVRDDAALDGDFVASIKEHGVLNPIAAVRGHDGVVRVRAGQRRTLAAREAGLTSVPVYVRPAGATDDKAQVVERVSEQIVENDRRRELTEAQRARGIQQMLDAGASVTKVAKKLSIGRDTVKSVATAAGSQAAMEALDAGQLSLSEAAVLSEFDDDPDAIMRLLEVAGTNRFEHRVAEIRQDRAAQQAYQEAAASYTEQGYTVVEDFPAYGDTTCVELRYLRTPEGEAATDEHVTDPAHWAVCLTEVEGYVDTETGEPVDAHDIDWHARFSATVAEGKRDPSSVTEVVVWEADWLCTDYAAAGLVLCESLAKRVEALAREDSDHHADDSSDQDAEAREAAAAEAARRERRKVIALNKLGEAAQQVRRQFITDKILARKTAPKGAAMFVASCLTRDVRLIEEHHGGQISAELLGGSDSTAVTKMVAELPATGDGRAQVITLALVLGALEARTGKDAWRGSGWGHYVGAAELLRFLADNGYPLADIERVILGEQTADALYDSLTEQSEPAEDD encoded by the coding sequence ATGAGCGAGAACACCACCACCGTCACCGACAACGACACCAACGCACAGGTCGCGGCGGCAGGCACCCTCGAACACCTCGACCCGCACACGTTGGAGCTGGAAACCAACGTCCGCGACGACGCCGCACTCGACGGTGATTTCGTCGCCAGCATCAAAGAGCACGGCGTGCTCAACCCCATCGCAGCGGTGCGCGGACACGACGGCGTGGTGCGGGTGCGCGCCGGACAGCGACGCACCCTGGCCGCACGCGAGGCTGGTCTGACCAGCGTCCCGGTCTACGTGCGCCCAGCCGGTGCGACCGACGACAAGGCCCAGGTGGTCGAACGGGTCTCCGAGCAGATCGTGGAGAACGACCGACGCCGCGAACTCACCGAGGCCCAGCGGGCACGCGGCATCCAGCAGATGCTCGACGCCGGAGCCTCCGTGACCAAGGTCGCCAAGAAGCTGTCCATCGGGCGCGACACGGTCAAATCCGTGGCAACCGCCGCCGGATCGCAGGCCGCGATGGAGGCACTCGACGCGGGGCAACTGTCGCTGTCAGAGGCCGCAGTGCTCAGCGAGTTCGATGACGACCCCGACGCCATCATGCGTCTGCTCGAAGTGGCCGGAACCAACCGATTCGAGCATCGGGTCGCCGAAATCCGCCAGGACCGCGCCGCCCAACAGGCCTACCAGGAAGCTGCCGCCAGCTACACCGAGCAGGGATACACCGTGGTCGAGGACTTCCCCGCCTACGGGGACACGACCTGCGTGGAACTGCGCTACCTGCGCACCCCCGAGGGCGAGGCTGCCACCGACGAGCATGTCACCGACCCTGCACACTGGGCGGTCTGCCTGACCGAAGTCGAAGGCTACGTCGACACCGAGACCGGCGAACCGGTCGACGCCCACGACATCGACTGGCACGCTCGATTCAGTGCCACGGTTGCCGAGGGCAAGCGCGACCCCAGCTCGGTCACCGAAGTGGTTGTGTGGGAGGCAGATTGGTTGTGCACCGACTACGCCGCCGCCGGACTGGTCTTGTGCGAATCACTGGCTAAGCGCGTGGAAGCCCTCGCCCGCGAGGACAGCGACCACCACGCCGATGACTCCAGCGACCAGGACGCCGAAGCGCGGGAGGCCGCAGCAGCCGAAGCGGCGCGCCGCGAGCGGCGCAAGGTCATCGCGCTCAACAAGCTCGGCGAAGCCGCCCAGCAGGTGCGTCGCCAGTTCATCACCGACAAGATCCTCGCCCGCAAGACCGCCCCCAAGGGTGCGGCGATGTTCGTGGCGAGCTGCCTCACCCGCGACGTGCGCCTGATCGAGGAACACCACGGCGGGCAGATCAGCGCCGAGCTGCTCGGGGGCAGCGACTCGACAGCAGTGACGAAGATGGTGGCCGAGCTGCCCGCCACCGGCGACGGACGCGCCCAGGTGATCACGCTGGCGCTGGTGCTCGGTGCACTGGAAGCCCGTACCGGCAAGGACGCCTGGCGAGGCAGCGGCTGGGGCCACTACGTCGGAGCCGCCGAGCTGCTGCGCTTCCTGGCCGACAACGGCTACCCGCTGGCCGACATTGAGCGCGTCATCCTCGGCGAGCAAACCGCCGATGCACTCTATGACTCGTTGACCGAGCAGTCCGAGCCCGCCGAGGACGACTAG
- the nrdH gene encoding glutaredoxin-like protein NrdH yields the protein MTAITVYTKPACVQCNATFRALDKAGVDYAKVDITVDSDARDYVMGLGYLQAPVVVAGGQHWSGFRPDRIAEVSKAHPLSA from the coding sequence ATGACCGCCATCACCGTCTACACAAAGCCCGCCTGTGTGCAATGCAACGCGACCTTCCGGGCATTGGACAAAGCAGGTGTGGATTACGCGAAAGTCGACATCACCGTCGACAGCGACGCCCGCGACTACGTGATGGGACTGGGCTACCTGCAGGCCCCCGTCGTGGTGGCCGGCGGACAGCACTGGTCCGGTTTCCGGCCCGACCGCATAGCTGAGGTCAGCAAAGCCCACCCGCTGAGCGCCTGA